A segment of the Mercurialis annua linkage group LG4, ddMerAnnu1.2, whole genome shotgun sequence genome:
GTACTTTTAGACAAAGAAGGATGAATTTAATTAACTGTTACTATCTATTAAGCTAATGAACTATGAGAAAAACAAGTTAAAAAGAAATCGAGTCTAATACTATCAGAAGCTTCTGAACTGACACTTTTTTTCGTCACGAGACTGCTGCTTTTCGGcttgaaattattatttcacCACTCGAGAGACTACTCCAGTATCAACTACATAGAATTGGAATATCTTTCACATGAGCTGCTGTCAATTGACCACAGCTTTTTCATCCGAATTTTGTCAACTAAATAGAGTAAAACAAAGCCTCTGCTTCGATTTGAAGAATACTATTCTTACAGTTAGCCAGTCTTAACTTCTGCAGATTGCAACATACATTTATTGATGATAATGCAATGATAGTCTATCTGATGGAGTTGTTTGAATGTGCACCGATACCCTACTACGATCATTCTTCCTTTTTCTTGTTCTTGTTCTTCATCATCTGATTCAGAAAGACTAATTTATGATATAATATAACTCTTAAATGGAGTGGATTAATTGTATAAGTGTAAattcaatcaaaaaaaaaaattccatcaaTGTGATTTACTAGACTTTAACATAAGTTGACAGTgttgttttcattttaatctTCAATCTAAATGAAAAGGATAGTCTAGTCTGGCTATTTCTTGTTAGTTCGGTCTATTTCAGTAGTCTAATTCTCCGTAATGTCCGAGTGTCAGATTCGAAAAATACTCCATTAATGTGATTTACTAGACATTAACATAAGCTGACAGTgttgttttcattttaatctTCCATCTAAATGAAATTGATAGTCTAGTCTGGCTATTTCTTGCTAGTTCGGTCTAATTCAGCAGTCTAATTCTCCATAATGTCCTAGTGTcagattcaaaaaaattaaaatttgataaatctCAGTTAGAAGCTAAAAGGGAAAATTAGAGAAGGAACTCAAGATCCATGAATACAAGCTTCTTATTGTAAGAATCATCCTGCCATCCCTTTTAATCATGAAATTGGTTTATCATGGATTTTGTAGCTTCAAAGAAAGATAGAGAAGGCAGCTCGGGAGTTGTCTAAGTTGAATTCTGCCTGGGCACCAACCGAGCTGGATGCAGACTTGGAAATGATGacagaagaagagagagaatgCCTAAGAAAAATATGTTTGAAGATGCATCAGCTTTTTGCTTGGTAAGTAGCGcttatttatgaaattttcaaTCAGTTTGATTTCTAACATTCCAGATATCTTCTTCTGTTAATCAAACCTGATTGATACGGCGTTTCTTTTACTCCTTGATGTTGATAGGAATAGTTTGGCCAACACTTTTGCTTGATCTGTATTTTAATAACCATATGCTAAATATGATAGTCCTTTAGATTTACAATATATGTAGAAGTTTCAGAATAACAGTTACAATTTAATTGATACTAATTCAACTTCAGCTAAAGACAAGACCTTCTCTTCATCATTATGTGAACAACTGTATGGTGATGATATTTCAGAAGAAAACTTTGGTATAGCTGTTGAAAATAGTGAAGGCTTTGGTGGAATTTGCAAGGATTGAAGATTACTTTCCAACATCTCAACCACCTTTGTCATTGATGGTCTCTCTGACGGAATGGTTTGGATGCACCACAAGCCGACAATGGTCACCTTTTGAACTATCTCGTCTTCATCATTTGTTATATTCTCATGAACACTAGAGATATTTCTAGATTCAAGATACTCATAAATCAAATCTGGAAAATAGGTTTCACCGTTCTGACATGTTCCATTGTCTCTGTTGTTTCTTCCTTCAAACATATCTAGAATCATCATTCCGTAACTATAGACGTCTGACTTGTTAGAAACCCCTCCGAAGCTTCTCATGAATACTTCTGGAGCTATGTACCCAGGAGTCCCTCTTGCACCAAAGAGAGATATTTTACTTTCTTTTCCCTTGCATAGCTTTGCAAGACCAAAATCAGATATTTTAGGACAAAAATCTTCATCTAAAAGAATGTTATGAGGTTTTATGTCGAAATGCACAATCCTCGTATTACAACCACGATGCAAGTACTCTAAACCTCTAGCAGCGCCGACTGCAATGTCATATAACGTTTTCCACTCTAAAAGTTTAGATCCCTGGCTATTTATAAACTTATCCAGTGATCCATTAGGCATGTATTCATATATCAAAGCACGTCTAGACCCCTCATAGCAAAATCCTAAAAGGGTAACAATATTTACATGTGAAGTTCTACCAATAGCTGCAACTTCATTAATGAATTCCTCACCATCACCTGTGGACTTATTTGGAACTTTTACTGCTACGATGCGACCATCTGGCAACTTCCCTTTGTACACATCTCCAAACCCGCCCTGGCCTAGCTTTTGAATGAATGAGTTGGTCATCTTGTATATATCTGAATACGAAAACCGCATTGGCATGAGAGACTGATAACTCAAAATGAATTCTTCTATCTTTTCATCTTCTTTGCTATTTGTCCTTCTTGACTTAATTGCCTTGTCATTCATAGGACTTCGTAGTTTGGCGAAACAATAGTAGATGATGAAAAGTAGAATTACAGCTGCAACAGAGGAACCGATTCCTAGAATGAAATAAAAGACAGCTCagagtttattttcttttataggTTAAGCTACTAGAAATAGTGATTTACGTATGGGCAAATGTGTACCTATTCCGGCTTTCAGGGAAATATTGGAGTCTTCCCCTGCAAAAATTAAGAAGCAACTTTAAACGGGATTCAATCTAACTATTTGTCGATctataaaaatgtaaaagaaataaaaaaaaaacctgaaatttgaacatttcaaattaTATGAAAGTTTTCTTTTTTGGCTgcaatcaaattttttttttttttttagtagtCAAATAATGAGTATCATAACACCAGgataagaaaagaagaagactTACCTGAACTACTTCCTGAGCTTCCTCCACAGCTGAAGGGATAAGGACGATCAGTGCAAtaacaagaaaataaattagaatcAGTCAAGTTCGAACCGCACTTCCCACCCGACAATTCACATGTTCCACAAGTGCTATCATGATCTCCCTTATACACTAACCCAAAACCTTGCCCCAAAGCTATTACCAAATTCTCCgcatttaaattattacttttctcTAATCCCTCAACAGCTGATCTAGTCGCCGGAATGATCACCTTAGCCTCACATGTTCCTAAGTAGCTAGTTACTGCATTACCTTGGTCACCGAGGTCCCTCGTTGTATAGTAGCCTTTGCCTCCGTTTGCGGATCTGTTACAACTAAATTCATTGGAAAACCCTGTAATCTTCATCGGAAGCGGAACTGTCGAACTGCTGCAGCCGTAGTACACATCTATGTTTTGAATTTCTGGACCGAAACTGAAATTGGTAGTATTCAAAGTGGTGTTCGCGAGGCGGCTAGGACATATGTCGTCTATGTAATCTGTTCTAACAACCAGAAGATTCTTTGTCTCGCTTCCGATTTCAAGCACTTGGTAAGTCAATTCGTCGGCAAGAGCAATTGTTGCTGTTTGGGCGTTGCAAATAAGCTCGAAGTTCGGATGGCCGCAATATTCAGCTCGACCCGATCCCCAGAATGGATAGCCAATACCTGAAATGTTTCCGCACTGAAACAGTTCGCTGCAGTTCTGATATTGAGGGTGATTTTGCGCATAAGTGAAAGTTGgagaataaaaaaagaaaacggTTATGATTAAAAAGAGAGACAGAGAGGTTGGCAGGAGAATGAGGCTTTGTGGCATTTTGTTGGAATAAGGAACAACGGCATAGTGCAGTAGAGAGAAAGAACAAGAGAGAGACCGTTTAACCAGTAAGTTTTGCATACAGCTGACAAATTAATCTACAGCCATCAGGTTATTGAACGGTCACCACAAAGACTTGGTCTAAAGATTAGAAGCAGCCTCATGACTTCCATATGAAATTTCTTAACGGTTAGGTTAAGGTGAACTCTCAATTTCTAtcttaaaagataaatttatgaGTGTCTAATAAAGTCACAAGTTTCTGAATCAAACACATTTTTCATCTCCAAACTGCAGCTTTCGGCTTCAACTTTATAATTTTCCACATCAGGGACGACGAACAGAGTGAAACATaacatacttttaatttttttcccatTCCGCTCGCATAAAATTATCGCTCGATTCGgacaaaatataatttgattccGAAAGTTAATATTACTCTTAAATGGAGTAGATTGAATGTAATACTTCTAAATCAaaaaaacttaactaatgtgatTTGCAAGACATTGACACAAGTTGACGTTGTTTATTGTATTATAAAGCTCTCTGTctcaaccaaaaaaaaattgaactgaaAGTactcttaattattttatttggacTGAAACAACTCTTAATTATTTAGATATTAAATATACGTAATTTTAAATTGTCTAGATACTATTAAATACTGATAAAGTCAAATTCGAAATTAATAATATCtaagatgaagaaaaaaaacattgaAACAAATAAATCAAAGACTAAAACTAATAATCTTTATCAATGTCCTCATAAGCATGCAAGAACTGTTTGCGAACAACTTTTTCTTCTGCTTCTGTAAAATCATTCTCAATCCGAAGAAAGCTCCGCACATACTCCGGCGTCTCGTTCTTAATCCGATGAGCCAGCTCCATATTCAAAACGTCGAGCAAAAACCTGACATTAATATAATTAACCGCTACAATCATCTCCCTCAGGTCATCGTTGCTCAAATCCTTCACAAACTCCGCATTATATTCGTCCGCTTTAGCGTCTTTCAGATTAAGATAATGATCAATATAGGTTATCACCTGAGACAGAGTATGGGACGACACCTGAGGCAGAGGTATTGGCGTCGACGACGAACAGTCGTCGTCGTTGTCTTCGATAAAATGCTTGACGATCACCATCGTCGTGGCGACGGATTCTTTCACGGTGAATTGCTCGCCGTCGGAGGCCATGAGAGTGAATGTTTTCTGCTGGGAAGCCATTCGTCGATTGTTTTGTAGGAATTTGATTGTGATGATGAAGTAATAATTAGGGTTTGGTTTGGGTTTATTATATAGAGGGGTTTTAAAGCTTAGCGAGGTAAGAAGTATTTGTTTTCCTTGTTCAAAAAGGAAATAATTTGCTTTGGTTGTTGGATTGTGTTCTAATCCGAATAGGAAACAACAATTCTGCCAAATTTATACTTATCGCCATAATATTTACCTCCACTCTCAACTTCAATCCTAATACCTTCAAAACAaccaatttttcaaattttgcaatagtaattgaaattttattttttttattactcaaaaaaatgaaaaagtatgCATATTTAAcgttaatttgaaataaaagatATTGAATGTTCACTCTtgataattctaaataatattataagaacttttaataaattaataatagttaatgaattttttaatttttataaaagttccatttttttaatttttatgggaTGGATAGAGTATTATATATTAGCCATATGTTTTTGTATGCCCTTGAATTATAACAGATTGCTGACTTATACGCCTGAAGTTTTCATAATAACAATTTACACAtctaaatttacttttttttttttacaatatttaaacatttttgtcTTGGGCATCAATGCATCATCTTCTGTGTGCGCCACAAGTCTCAAGGAGATTAACTGATTAAGaatcctttaaaaaaaaaaaagattgcgTATGTGCCACGAATCTCTAGGAGATTGTAAATCCTTTCAAAAaggccaaacacatatttgggtccctgcactatcactcttttccaacttaagtccctgaactataaaacgtttaaaataaatCCCTGCACTATTAAAAACATCTATTTTAAGTCCCTATCATTGTGCAAGTTAACGGAATGTGGATGACGTTaacaattacaaattaaaaatgctattttggtctctgcactatcattttttttccaaatggaGTCCTTACACTATTAGAAACATCAATTGTAAATCCTTCtatcacataatttaaataatattaataataatttttattttcttttctttttaatgttattaaatgtttttagcATTTCCAAAACTAGAATCATCTCCaactattaataaattttttgcaattaaatttaaaattttgattatttaaaatttattaatttaattaaataaaaataattttttttatttatacattatactattaattttttatttttataaaaaaattaaatatattaaaactgtTCATCTACCTCGCAATCttcaaaatatcatatttttaaaaatatttattttatttaactaaattaatttattttgaattagttaattttgagtaactaaaaatttaagttagatTTGTAGTGCAAGGActcaaatggtaaaaaaattatagtgtaaggactcaaaattttaatttcataaattttaactacAACCAATCTCAGAGTCAAGCgtttgtatctcactctctaacGGAATGGCACGGAGGGACTTAAATCAGAGACTTTTGATATTGCAGGGacttattttaaacgttttatagtttggggacttaagttggaaaaaaataatagtgtagggacccaaatatgtgtttggcctTTCAAAAACGATATTCTTTTGCTGAAAAAGGTTAAATAGGCCCATAAATTTGAATCATtggattaatttaattaaaatttaacatgTTTAACAAATTAGTCTATAGTTTCTATTTCAAGCTACATAATTACTTTTaggataataaaattatcacttttagattaatttttattataatacatGATTATCActcattatttattaaaatttaaaagattacaTAGTGATCTTTTATTAATATCTTActaatatgaaaatatattttataaatttatataagttATTATGAttttacattactaaaaagacaataattaaaaaaattattttgaaatctttagaatatttttaacttaattttatattttatattttctctgtaattttattttttattattaaaatattgtatatattttattatgaattattttattaaattggatACTGTATTTTTTATGTACTTTGTTGAACTAGtagaaaaaattgaatttatgaTGTAATTGgaaatgataaatattaaaaaaaagttgtgaaaataaataaattaaaaatatgaatatttgacttaattttacaaaaaaaatacaaatgctATCAATTTGATCTTTTTAAAAGGTTAGGAGGATAAGAAGCCTTTCATCCACCACTTTCTCTAATTGTGTTTAGGCCAAATGCCTTAAAATAATCCCGACCTTGTAATCCTTCCCGTTTCGCATTATATCGTTTTAGTTGTAccttgaaatattaaaaaatgataattctCCTTACcgtaaataaacaataattctCCATACCGTAAACAAAAACAACCATCACTCCCAATAATTTGCACTCTATCGTTTTAGATGAAGTCttgtataaaatttattgatttaaataaatttcaatagtTAAACAAGATAGAAAGTTATGAATTTCGAAAATCAACCATCATCCACaaattttatgtaaaattaCATTTTCTAAACGAAAAGGTCAAAAAAAATAATGAGTAATTGATtgctattataaaatattattttgaaactaTTCtatattcattaattttatatttaatatcaatcacaataaattaaaattttacaaatttcaaatgtataaattttattaaacatatgtTTCCCAAAATCCTCAATGGGTGTCATGGAATATTGTGATGTGCATATCTTTTTTATGATGAatctattataataaataataatgaaaataataattttatgagatTAATACCCAGAAAAAAGAACAAACCTAAACATAAataatgattaaattaaaaaaaaaaaaaaaacttaaactaTAATCTAATCTTCATCAACGCCCTCATATGCCCATTCGTTTTCTTGGCGAAGTtgcttttcttttgcttctctAAAATCACctttaatgttaaaaaattcTCGCACATACTCCACACTCTTGTTCTTGATCCGATCCGCCACTGCATCCTGCAGCATCCCTATCAAATGCTTCACGTTTAGATAATTAACAGCGCTTATCGCCATTAATAGCTCTCTATCGTTCAGCCGCTTCACAAATTTAGTACCATAGGCTTTGGTCTTTTCCCTGGAAACTTTCAAAGCTTTCAGGTCAGCAGATTTCGTCAGGTATTCGACTATCATGGCAAGCGCCTCGGATGATACCTCAGGAACCGGAACAATGGTCAGCGCCAAGGTCCCTGGATCAGAGATAGTATCGTCTAAAAGATTCTTGATCGTTTCCATCTCTTCTATGATTGATTTTTCGACCTCCACGAGTAGTTCGTCGGAGGTTTTGAGAGTGATggttgtttttcttttgttgGATCCCatggtttttttttgttgagAGGGAGAATTTGCAGAGTAGTTTGGTTTGAGACAGAAATAAAGAAGGTTGTTGGTTTTTTATGGAGAATTTATATTAGAGAGTTTTATAAGACGTGAAGTTATTGGGGAATTTGATTCATAAATGAATTTGTTTTCCTAATTACCTAACGTAAATATAATATTCCAATTCTCAATTAGTTTTTCTGAATATGTGAGAATTCCACAGCCAAGGAAATACCTGATTAGCAAACTTCCGAATATATAGAGAATATAAAAACAAGGCATATCCTAcacttatttgatttaattaatggCAATTTGCtctctcaacttgtaagcaaagagcaataacacataaattaattttttgagcaaattaGTTATGAACTTGACATTTATGGACAATTAACCCCTTTTGGACAAAAATATTATTCACAATCAAATTCAGATAATTTAACTCACAGACCTTTAAACCCACTtcttcaataaaaatattattctgATTTAGATGCAgtttgtttattttgatatgaattttgaatatttcatatttaatcaataaaacTGTATCATATAAttcactatttttaaaatatatatatatatatatatatatatatatatatatataataaaaaaaggcttaattgcaccaaaaatcaccaactttcgtttttggtatttaacgtaatttttttttcttggcataaaaaatcatcaactttcattttttggcatattcgtccacataaccgtttcctttgaaaaattaagCGCAATACGACGCCGTTTTAGCACAAAATGACGCCGTTTCACATCCCGTAGATAAATatgctaaaaaatgaaagttggtgattttttatgtcaagagaaaaagattatgttaaataccaaaaacacacaaaagttggtgatttttggtgcaattaaacctaaaaaaaaCTACCTATGTTTTATTATCGTGCACTTATAAATCACAGCACAATATAGTGGCGTTTACTGAAGCTACAACTAAGCGTGAAACTATGTTAAATTAAGAACATTTTGGACAATTATTAGTGAAAATGCATCATTTTAATCTTCAGATGAGCATCGGTTTTTACAGATCCCCAACAGGAAAGGAGAAAAAGGGTAAAGTATTAAAATCACGATTTTGgcttgattttttaatttatcttctAAAGATACATACAAATATGAGATTTATGTGGAAAATTACAGTCAAATCTAACAATTTGAACGAAATTCTTGTGTGTTACAAAAGCAAGgatgaaaattaaattacctTCTCGGGCATTCCCATGCACATATTGTGTTGAAGACAGTCTTCTTGGTATAATCAGTCACCAGACCAACAACCCTTTTCTTCTCCTAAACCTATCCACACGGTCCATGCTCATCCTTGACTTTTCGGGTTTATTCGGCTTCTTAGACTTCTCAAGTCTACTGTCTAAACTGTTTCTAGAAATTTCAGGAAGGTCGGCGCCCAATTCAAAGGTATCCGATGTCCCACTCTCAGATACTTTGTTCTGTTTTTCTGCTTCGTCTGCAGTTCTTTTACCACCACCGGTGGCTGATTTTGATTTTCCTAGTGATAACACAAACTTCTTTAGATGTTTGATGAATTCAGGGTACAGCTCGAGATTGCAATGCCCGCCCCCACTTATCCACAGTGGTTCGTACTTCTCCTTGCAAAGTTCCCAAAGCTGTTTCCCATGGGAACAATCAACAACTTCATCTGCTGTTCCCTGGAGAGAAAAAGGAATAATATTGATAACAGTTCAGTCGCTAATCTCAGTCAAAATATAGTTATAACTAACATTTCCATTAACAAAATTGTCCAAAATGATTTGTGTATCTTACTGGCTACAGATTGAAGTGTAAGGACACCACATGCAGAGGTCACTCGTAAAATTCGCagaaaatcaaatcaatacAAAGGAAGAGAGAGCAAACAATATTTTGGATCATAGATTATCTTATGTACAAGTTCATATTGATCCTATTCTTAAATGCATGGCAAATAGAGCTTGGGAAATCACAAGAGTTATATGTGAACAGAAAGATATGATGTGACAGATAAAGCAATGTAGGAACCACCTAGACCAAGCACTAAATGaaatttctttcataattttCTGAATATTACTTGATACCAAATTTCAAGTTGATTTCAATGCAATCGCACATATGTCGAAGGATTAATTATTTCATCCTCAAACAATGAATGTGATTCGGCACCCAGCAAAATTGCATTCCTAGTCAACTtacattaaacatctttatctATCAGATCATTCATGCCACAATACCCCACAACTTACTACAAAAAAATAGCACATATCCTATTGATTTGGAACACCGCTATATGCAGCAATAGGATAATCCCcccaaaaaatcataaatttctGCAAACTATGATGccaaaattataacaaattatGACGTGACAGAAAATTTTCTTCACAAATATGCTACTTTATAAAAGATTTTCTGCATCCATACTATAAAGATTATGCATATTTAACACAAGAACACAAAACAGTCAGGAAGGCTTCCTGCATTTAAATATTCATCGCAAAAGATCTGTCCCAAGGGACAAACAAAATAATGGACATTAGAAATGACAACATACTTACATGAATTACCAGAACAGGACAGTTCACCATTCCAATTTTGTCAAtgttctgaaaaaaaaaaatcagacgAGAATCAAAAGGGACTATGACTATCCAATAGAACCATCATCACAAATATTACCTTGTAAATATCAAACCAGTATGTCCTCTTGACTGGGTATAATACCCTCATTCCAGACAAGATTGGGCTGTGTAGAACCACACCTCGCAAGTTTGGTAATCGTGAAGCAAGATCAGCAGTGGGTCCACTGCCAACAGATTGGCCATAAAGTATTAATTGTTCATCTCTAACCCCGTACTGTTCTTTGAGGCAATTATATGCTGCATCTATATCCGCATATGTATTACATTCAGTTGGCTGGTTCAAAAATAGAAGTACTTCCTATGTCAGACCAACACCAGATAGAGTGATAATTAAACAAAGTTAATCATTATGCACAAGAAGCAACTCTGGAAGTTGTATAGCGGCACATAGTTGTGGGTGGATTTATCATGTCAAACTTCCCTATTTACATTGAAAATCAACATTGTACCAAATTTTCCGTGCACAACTCTTAACATCACgtgaagtaaaaaaaatattttatgcaaTTCATTCTACCAAAGTTTAAAATGCCAAAATCGTCAGATAAGTAAAGGCAGACAAACTAATTGAATCCataatttgaaatcaaaatgaaaattgaaGTTCCAAAAATTATGGAACCTAAAGAGaatcataaacaaaaataaaatgaaagaacTAATATGCTTCAAAACTTTaggcaaataaaaaaaagtcataaGAATTTCATGaagatgataata
Coding sequences within it:
- the LOC130015449 gene encoding uncharacterized protein LOC130015449 isoform X2 yields the protein MTRWNYVDEKLFFFRWRNNWKNDTICKSSLAHFARIKHLLQTIQASVFCVSSQLQRKIEKAARELSKLNSAWAPTELDADLEMMTEEERECLRKICLKMHQLFA
- the LOC130015449 gene encoding uncharacterized protein LOC130015449 isoform X1, coding for MTRWNYVDEKLFFFRWRNNWKNDTICKSSLAHFARIKHLLQTIQASVFCVSSQLQRKIEKAARELSKLNSAWAPTELDADLEMMTEEERECLRKICLKMHQLFAC
- the LOC126677028 gene encoding uncharacterized protein LOC126677028 yields the protein MGGVTSSIAAKFAFFPPNPPSYTVVADGVQLVIPELPRIDDVDVLKLRTRKGNEIVAVHIKHARATATLLYSHGNAADLGQMFELFVELSKRLRINLLGYDYSGYGQSSGKPTECNTYADIDAAYNCLKEQYGVRDEQLILYGQSVGSGPTADLASRLPNLRGVVLHSPILSGMRVLYPVKRTYWFDIYKNIDKIGMVNCPVLVIHGTADEVVDCSHGKQLWELCKEKYEPLWISGGGHCNLELYPEFIKHLKKFVLSLGKSKSATGGGKRTADEAEKQNKVSESGTSDTFELGADLPEISRNSLDSRLEKSKKPNKPEKSRMSMDRVDRFRRRKGLLVW
- the LOC126677024 gene encoding LEAF RUST 10 DISEASE-RESISTANCE LOCUS RECEPTOR-LIKE PROTEIN KINASE-like 2.1 — encoded protein: MQNLLVKRSLSCSFSLLHYAVVPYSNKMPQSLILLPTSLSLFLIITVFFFYSPTFTYAQNHPQYQNCSELFQCGNISGIGYPFWGSGRAEYCGHPNFELICNAQTATIALADELTYQVLEIGSETKNLLVVRTDYIDDICPSRLANTTLNTTNFSFGPEIQNIDVYYGCSSSTVPLPMKITGFSNEFSCNRSANGGKGYYTTRDLGDQGNAVTSYLGTCEAKVIIPATRSAVEGLEKSNNLNAENLVIALGQGFGLVYKGDHDSTCGTCELSGGKCGSNLTDSNLFSCYCTDRPYPFSCGGSSGSSSGEDSNISLKAGIGIGSSVAAVILLFIIYYCFAKLRSPMNDKAIKSRRTNSKEDEKIEEFILSYQSLMPMRFSYSDIYKMTNSFIQKLGQGGFGDVYKGKLPDGRIVAVKVPNKSTGDGEEFINEVAAIGRTSHVNIVTLLGFCYEGSRRALIYEYMPNGSLDKFINSQGSKLLEWKTLYDIAVGAARGLEYLHRGCNTRIVHFDIKPHNILLDEDFCPKISDFGLAKLCKGKESKISLFGARGTPGYIAPEVFMRSFGGVSNKSDVYSYGMMILDMFEGRNNRDNGTCQNGETYFPDLIYEYLESRNISSVHENITNDEDEIVQKVTIVGLWCIQTIPSERPSMTKVVEMLESNLQSLQIPPKPSLFSTAIPKFSSEISSPYSCSHNDEEKVLSLAEVELVSIKL
- the LOC126678577 gene encoding SKP1-like protein 14; the protein is MASQQKTFTLMASDGEQFTVKESVATTMVIVKHFIEDNDDDCSSSTPIPLPQVSSHTLSQVITYIDHYLNLKDAKADEYNAEFVKDLSNDDLREMIVAVNYINVRFLLDVLNMELAHRIKNETPEYVRSFLRIENDFTEAEEKVVRKQFLHAYEDIDKDY
- the LOC126677029 gene encoding SKP1-like protein 1A; this translates as MGSNKRKTTITLKTSDELLVEVEKSIIEEMETIKNLLDDTISDPGTLALTIVPVPEVSSEALAMIVEYLTKSADLKALKVSREKTKAYGTKFVKRLNDRELLMAISAVNYLNVKHLIGMLQDAVADRIKNKSVEYVREFFNIKGDFREAKEKQLRQENEWAYEGVDED